AACATTCAACTAACGGGTGCAATAGTGGAACAAGCATTGTTGATGTCGCAGCTCCTATTACTTGTTGTACTAAAGGGCAGGATAGCTGAAGAACAGATAGTTAAGAAAAGGGTGGCACAATGATAACGATAGGACTAATTAGGCACGGAATAACTGAATGGAACTCCTTGGGTAAGGCTCAAGGTGTAAGTGATATTCCCTTAAATGAAATTGGCAGAAAGCAAGCCTCTGACATTGGTGATAGGCTTCTTCTTGAAGAACAGTGGGATATGATTATTACGAGTGACTTATCAAGGGCAATTGAAACAGCGAACATTATTGGTACAAAAATTGGCTTGCCCAGTAGTCATATTGATAAAAGGGTACGAGAAATAAATTGTGGACAAATTGAAGGAACTACGGAAGAACAAAGAATCAGAAAATGGGGTAGTGAGTGGCGTAATATAGATCTAGGAATGGAAAAGTTCGCAGATGTATCTAACAGAGGAAGAGATTTTTTAGAGGATATAGTTTGTACATATAAAGGGAAACGAATTTTGGTAGTGAGTCACGGTGCTTTAATCGGTTTAACATTACAAAGATTACTGCCACAAAAATTCCAAAAGACTTATATTGATAATACATCTATTACTATTTTAAAAAATAGAGAAGAAAAATGGGATTGTATTTTGTATAACTGTACGAAACATTTAAAATAACTACCTATTCTATTTAAGCTAATGGTGAGCTTATCTTCAATAAGGATTTGCACCCTTGTTCCATTACAGGGCAGGTTTAACAGGAACAAATAAAAGGAGAGTTACGTAGACACAAATTAAAAATATTGGGTGCTTTTGTCCGACGGATATTAAAGGATTTATAATAAATGATTCGAGTCTAAACAAAATTAAACCTGAATTTTATAAGGTGATTCAAAAAGCAGTAGAAAAATATAAAACTCACTTAGGAGAAGACCTACATAGTATTTATATTAGAGGGTCCATTCCTCGTGGGTTAGGTATAGATAGTGTTTCAGATTTAGATACAATAGCCATTACAAATAAAGAAACCAATGATATAGACTTGAAATGGGTAGACAAGGTTGAACAAGAATTAAACAAGAAATACAACTTAGTAAATGGAGTGGAACTTAGTTTCTATTACATAAAAGATGTTTTAGAAACAAATAACTTCTCTATTATACCTTTTATGATTAAAACACATAGTATTTGTGTATATGGAGAAGATTTAAGCGTCCATTTACCTAATTATAAAGTAGATAAAACACTTGGTAACGAACATCTAATGAATATAAAGAATCAAATTCAACAAGCAAAAGAAGACCTTGATGGTAATGAGGATATTGAAGATATTTTGGATTGTTGTGGATGGATTATGAAAATCATAGTTAGGGCAGGACTTGCACTTGTGATAGAGGAAGAAAACAAATATACAAGAGATTTATACCCAGCATATAGGATATTCTCTGAACACTATCCAGAAAAAGAATCTGAAATGAAACTAGCCCTTAAATATGCTATTAACCCAGTAGAAAATCCAAATGAAATTATTGATTTTTTAGATGATATGGGAAATTGGATGGTAAATGAGTCCGAAAAGTGGTTGCAAGTCTATAATCCAAAAAAGGTTAGAAATATGGATTTATAGAAAACTATGGATCGGGTTGTGAAAAATGGCATTTAATTGAAAGACGAATACAAAAAGAGTGGGAAACCACAAGACTTCTTGAAGACACAGCTTACGTTTTCTATTTTCAAATGAATAATGCTACAACTCAATTTCTGAAAGAACGTAGTAATTCTCTTTTTGATTGGATTGGTGAACTACCAGAAGATTTAATGTTTTATCATAATGATAAATGTATATTAGCTGTGTGTTCTCACGAAGAATATTTTTTAGTGGAAGAAACGATTTGGGCTAATTTTTTATTGAACTAACGGATGCAAGGTTTAAACAACGGGTCGTCGATTATGACGATCCTATTTTTATGTACCGGAATAATTATTGTAATTTTATGTTAAAATTAATATGTGAACTAAAGTACTTAAAGTAACGGGCAGGTTAGTTAAAGAGGGGTTATTTTATAGATGTTGATTCAAGGGGGATAATTTGGTGGAAGAAAATATTAACATTATTCGGTTTTGCGACAATTACTCTGACTTGGAAGCAATTGGAGAGCTTTATTGTGTTACTTTTTCAACAACAATAAACTATTCACTTGAAGATAAAGAAAATGCAATAAAAAACATTAAAAAGCACACGAGTTATGAAGGGTTTAAAGGTTTTAAAGCAGTAGATGACAAAGGAAATATTGTAGGCTTTACATATGGCTATACAAGTTTACCAGAACAGTTTTATAGACAAAAAATTGCTGAACAGTTATCAAAAAAAGAAATCAATATCTGGTTAAATTATTGTTTTGAATTTGTTGAAATAGCAGTAAGTCCTTCCTATAAACGTTCTGGAATAGGAAGCAAATTACACGATGCGATATTAGAGAGGAATAAGCATAAAACTTCTGTACTAACAACGGGTATTGATAACAGTCCAGCAATAAATTTATATGGGAGAAAAGGTTGGAAATTGATTAAAAAAGATGCTCCTGTTATTTCAGAAGATAATTTACAAGTAATAATGGGTAAAGAAATAAATTAAGTTGTTAAGCTAACTGGTGCGTTAGTGCAAGAACAGTAGCTTAAGTTATGGCTCAGAAGGAGGGGTTTTTGTGAAAGGCGTATGGAAAATTATGCATTATATCGAGTGTGATATTTATTGCTTGCGGCTTAACATTAACGATAACTTTCTTGGGTCTAGGTTTTGTATTTGCTGGAAGTCTTTGCTTATTCAAAAATTTTCCATTTAGTTAATAAAACTTATTTTACGTTTCTATTATCAACAATTATGGAACAAGATTATGAAAGAAAGTAGGTAATAATTATGACAAAGAGAAAAAAGAATTATCTACAGGGGTTGCTAATACTTATTATTCTTGTACTTATGATATATACATTAGACTTACCTAAAGTTAGTAGTTTTATTACAATCGGTGTAGTAACAGTTGTAAATGTTTTGTTTTTTGAGTTATTTATATTTAGGGATAAAAATACAAATTAAGAAGGTTAATTTGTGTTTTAATTTTTTGAAAATACTAATATTAAAAGACTATGCTACCATGTTTATTAATTTTATGTCTTTCTATAAGTTCTTCTCTTTTCATTTTACCAGAAAGAACAGCTTTTATAATTTTCTCTGATTCTTGACTAATTATATTTCCCTCGATTTCTATTGTTGCTTTTGCTTGTCGGAAAATATATTTAAGCTTTTCAGGATCTGTAATTTTCATAAAATCCCTCATTCATTTTTTTAAAAAAAGAAGATGAACAGGATTCGGCTGGGTAATTTCTTAATCGAAAATTGTTAAATGATGTACTTAAGCTAACCGGGTGCTTTACTTCAATAAGACGCATAAATCAAAAGACCTTTAAATTTTTTTGTGAATATTTAGTAAGTACATGTACAGGGGGACAAGAGCTAATGAAAAATGAACGGAAAATAGAAGCTATATTTTTAGACAGAGATGGAACAATTGGAGGAGATGACACTGTACACTATCCAGGAACATTTGAATTATTTCCATACTCACAAAATTTGATAGATGAACTAAAGAAAGCTGGTGTAAAATTATTCTCATTTACCAATCAACCAGGGATTTCAGAAAGGAAAGTAACTATACAGGACTTTACTGAGGAACTAATTAGATTTGGTTTCGATGATGTTTTTATCTGTCCACATAGCCATAGTGAAGGTTGCATTTGCAGAAAGCCAAATACAGGTATGCTTATCAACGGTGCAAAAAAATATAATTTAAACTTGGAAAATTGTGTAGTCATTGGGGACAGATGGAGTGATATGTTAGCTGGTTCTAAAGTCAAATGCATTAAGATACTTGTAAAAACAGGGGCAGGTCAATCAGCATTAAATGAACACTATGACAAAATAAGAGATATAAAAATTGAATATATTGCAGAAAATCTCAAAGATGGAGTAGAGTGGCTTAACATTAAAAATTAATTTGTATATTGAAAAATTACGTTTTTGCGAGTGTTTTTTGAGAAAGATATTACATTTAACAGGTAGTTGTGAATCTATACACTTAAACTAACGTGAGCAATAGTTGAACAAGCTGTTGCTCCTGTTGGGATGCTAGTCGGAGGTTTGTGGAACAAGTTAATTGATTTTACAAGGAGTGATTAAAATCAACTTTGAGGAAATTGATATAAAGAAACATCGAGATACAGTAGTTGAATTTCGAAAAGGCTCATTTAAAGTAAGTTTTGGTGATACATCTGGATTTGGTGAAGAAGAGGATTATCTACGTTGGTTAGATAAAAAAATAAAAGATTTTCCTGAAGGTTTTGTTTTAGTTGAAGAAGACGGAAAATATATAGGACAACTGGAGTTAACAATTCGTGCTTATGAAGGTATTGCCATTGGTTATGTAAATTTGTATTATTTAATACCCGAAATGCGTGGGCTTGGTAAAGGCAAAGAATTACACGATTATGCAAAAAAAGTCTTTTTAAACAATAAAGTTAGTGAGTATCATCTAAGAGTTTCCCCATCAAATACTACTGCGATTAAGTTCTATCATACAATCGGAATGGAAGAAATTGGTCCAGAAGTTGATGGGAAAGTAATTAGGCTGAAAGGTTATTTATAAAAAATTATTTTGCTAACGGGTGCTTTAGTACAACATGGAAAAGGCGTTTTTTATTCAATTAACGGGCAGGTTTGTTGAATAACCTTTTAATACTAACAAAACTAAACCATGAAATTAGGGAGAAGTATGAACTTTATCATTAAAGATATGGATGAAAATTTAGCAAGACAGACAATAAGTTGGATATATGAAGAACCCTATGACTTTTATAATAATGAATTAAATGAAGAAGGCATAAAAGAACGGAATACGGGGTTCACATAAGGTTAACTTTTGCAACATTTAATAAAAGAGCAATTCATTTATATGAAAAGATAGGGTTTGTAAAGCAGAACAAGTTCAATACTGATTTTGCAGAGTTCATTACCATGATTAAAGAAAATTAGATGATAGGTGCAACAATCGATTTATGGATACCATTTAATGAGGATTTGAATTAGAAAATAGAATAGACTGAAAAGGAAGTATCACAATGAGTAGTAATTATATTGAAAGTATTAAACAGGTTTATCCTGACCTTTCTATTAAAGACTATTACCCTAATGAAATTGGACAAAATAATGATGTGTTAATTATAAACAAATCTATAGTATTTAGATTTCCAAAATACCAAAAAGGAATAATACAATTAAAAAAAGAGACTGAAATTTTAGAATACATTAGAAATATCGTTTCAATTCAAATCCCACACCCAATATATAAATCTTTTGATAAATTAGAGCCAGGAAAAGTTTTTACTGGATATAACCTAATTGATGGAGTTCCTTTTTGGAGGGGAAGCTTAGAAAAAATTAAAAGTGTTGAATTGATAAAAGGGTTGGCATTACAACTCGTCGGTTTTCTTAGAGAAGTGCACTCTATTTCAAAGGAAAAAGCACTTGATGTTTTGACACTGGATGATAACAATCCATGTAAAGAAATGTCTGAACTATTTGATAAAATACAAAATAAACTATTTCCTTATATCAGAAAAGAAGCTAAAAACGAAATAACTCAATCTTTTAAAAATTTTATAAACGGGAAAGGGTTAGATGTGAAAACTACACTTATACATGGGGATTTCGGAGCATCTAATATCCTATGGAATCCAGAAATAAGTAGGATTTCAGGCATAATAGATTTTGGTGGTTCAAGTTTAGGAGACC
The nucleotide sequence above comes from Paraliobacillus zengyii. Encoded proteins:
- a CDS encoding nucleotidyltransferase; amino-acid sequence: MKNIGCFCPTDIKGFIINDSSLNKIKPEFYKVIQKAVEKYKTHLGEDLHSIYIRGSIPRGLGIDSVSDLDTIAITNKETNDIDLKWVDKVEQELNKKYNLVNGVELSFYYIKDVLETNNFSIIPFMIKTHSICVYGEDLSVHLPNYKVDKTLGNEHLMNIKNQIQQAKEDLDGNEDIEDILDCCGWIMKIIVRAGLALVIEEENKYTRDLYPAYRIFSEHYPEKESEMKLALKYAINPVENPNEIIDFLDDMGNWMVNESEKWLQVYNPKKVRNMDL
- a CDS encoding phosphotransferase family protein, which codes for MSSNYIESIKQVYPDLSIKDYYPNEIGQNNDVLIINKSIVFRFPKYQKGIIQLKKETEILEYIRNIVSIQIPHPIYKSFDKLEPGKVFTGYNLIDGVPFWRGSLEKIKSVELIKGLALQLVGFLREVHSISKEKALDVLTLDDNNPCKEMSELFDKIQNKLFPYIRKEAKNEITQSFKNFINGKGLDVKTTLIHGDFGASNILWNPEISRISGIIDFGGSSLGDPAYDFAGILSSYGKDFFNMCINLYPNGNEISERVKFYKSTFALQEALHGVENNDKKAFEYGIKDYR
- a CDS encoding histidine phosphatase family protein, coding for MITIGLIRHGITEWNSLGKAQGVSDIPLNEIGRKQASDIGDRLLLEEQWDMIITSDLSRAIETANIIGTKIGLPSSHIDKRVREINCGQIEGTTEEQRIRKWGSEWRNIDLGMEKFADVSNRGRDFLEDIVCTYKGKRILVVSHGALIGLTLQRLLPQKFQKTYIDNTSITILKNREEKWDCILYNCTKHLK
- a CDS encoding GNAT family N-acetyltransferase translates to MEENINIIRFCDNYSDLEAIGELYCVTFSTTINYSLEDKENAIKNIKKHTSYEGFKGFKAVDDKGNIVGFTYGYTSLPEQFYRQKIAEQLSKKEINIWLNYCFEFVEIAVSPSYKRSGIGSKLHDAILERNKHKTSVLTTGIDNSPAINLYGRKGWKLIKKDAPVISEDNLQVIMGKEIN
- a CDS encoding HAD-IIIA family hydrolase, whose amino-acid sequence is MKNERKIEAIFLDRDGTIGGDDTVHYPGTFELFPYSQNLIDELKKAGVKLFSFTNQPGISERKVTIQDFTEELIRFGFDDVFICPHSHSEGCICRKPNTGMLINGAKKYNLNLENCVVIGDRWSDMLAGSKVKCIKILVKTGAGQSALNEHYDKIRDIKIEYIAENLKDGVEWLNIKN
- a CDS encoding GNAT family N-acetyltransferase → MIKINFEEIDIKKHRDTVVEFRKGSFKVSFGDTSGFGEEEDYLRWLDKKIKDFPEGFVLVEEDGKYIGQLELTIRAYEGIAIGYVNLYYLIPEMRGLGKGKELHDYAKKVFLNNKVSEYHLRVSPSNTTAIKFYHTIGMEEIGPEVDGKVIRLKGYL